Proteins found in one Silene latifolia isolate original U9 population unplaced genomic scaffold, ASM4854445v1 scaffold_20.1, whole genome shotgun sequence genomic segment:
- the LOC141638225 gene encoding uncharacterized protein LOC141638225: MSMIQRLFGGLPNCSKIFRTYCTLACGMRSAYDGQFRLLGPPELYRTHPSCPSNNNNNNNNNNDIRVNDVKEEATPKSSTGDPFMDAMMNKYNAYNQVVPPEMMGYTENYSPTYLTSGNPCLDYFFHVVPSTPADQVTKRLESAWEQDPLTALKLVCNLRGVRGTGKNDRKGFYACALWIHHHHPKTLAANVEPIAEFGYFKDLLEILYRLVNGPQGNTFVRKWPHGADPTTYKRKSEEEKRLEAAGKGMSKYNDDPNYRFLHAQVSQLFSYYLKSDMEQLTSGKCNKLSLAAKWCPSLDSSFDRCTLMCESIARNLFPRDKYPEYQGIEDSHYAYRIRDRLRKEVLVPLRRALKLPEVYISAHEWSSIDYSRVASIAMTNYTDLFHKHDEERFQWFLKRVEKGEAKIAAGALLPHQIVNKVRHEDDQVAELQWKTIVEELSALGKLKNCLAICDVSGSMEGEPLDVSVALGLLISELSEEPWKGKLITFSMWPQFQVIQGESLSSKINCIERMHWNMNTNFQRVFDRILEVAIEGKLTEDEMIKRLFVFSDMEFDQASANDWETNDWETDYEAIVRKFNERGFTRVPEIVFWNLRNSSATPVLSHQPGVAMVSGFSKNLIKVFIQEDGCLSPVKTMEAAISGKEYQKLVVVD; the protein is encoded by the coding sequence ATGTCGATGATTCAAAGGCTCTTTGGAGGCTTGCCCAACTGCTCGAAGATTTTCCGTACTTACTGCACACTAGCTTGCGGTATGAGATCAGCCTACGATGGCCAGTTCCGTCTTCTTGGACCTCCAGAGTTATACCGCACACATCCGTCTTGcccatctaataataataataataataataataataatgatataagaGTAAATGATGTCAAGGAGGAGGCCACACCAAAATCCAGTACAGGTGACCCATTCATGGATGCAATGATGAACAAGTACAACGCCTACAATCAAGTAGTACCTCCGGAAATGATGGGATATACAGAAAACTACTCCCCAACTTACCTCACCTCTGGGAATCCGTGCCTGGATTATTTTTTCCATGTGGTCCCGAGTACACCAGCTGATCAGGTCACCAAACGATTGGAATCTGCGTGGGAGCAAGACCCATTAACAGCACTTAAGCTTGTGTGCAATCTGAGGGGGGTTAGAGGGACCGGTAAAAATGACCGTAAAGGCTTCTATGCTTGTGCTCTCTGGATTCACCACCACCATCCTAAAACCCTAGCTGCCAATGTTGAACCCATTGCTGAGTTCGGATATTTCAAGGACCTTCTAGAAATCTTGTATCGTCTAGTCAATGGCCCTCAAGGTAATACCTTTGTCAGAAAGTGGCCCCACGGTGCTGACCCCACAACTTACAAGCGCAAGTCCGAAGAAGAAAAGAGACTTGAGGCAGCCGGAAAGGGGATGAGTAAGTACAACGACGATCCTAACTACCGTTTCTTGCATGCTCAGGTATCCCAACTCTTTTCGTATTATCTGAAATCCGATATGGAGCAACTTACATCCGGGAAGTGCAACAAGTTAAGCCTGGCAGCCAAATGGTGCCCTTCTTTGGACTCATCTTTCGACAGGTGCACTTTGATGTGCGAGAGCATAGCGAGAAATCTATTTCCACGTGATAAATACCCCGAATACCAAGGAATTGAAGACTCCCATTACGCATATCGAATAAGAGATCGGCTAAGGAAAGAGGTTCTTGTCCCTTTGCGTAGAGCACTAAAGCTCCCTGAGGTATACATCAGTGCCCATGAATGGAGCTCCATCGACTACTCACGGGTCGCATCCATTGCCATGACCAACTACACTGACCTATTTCATAAACACGATGAGGAACGGTTCCAATGGTTCCTCAAGAGAGTCGAGAAAGGAGAGGCAAAGATAGCAGCTGGAGCGTTACTCCCTCACCAAATAGTCAACAAGGTCAGGCACGAAGACGACCAAGTTGCGGAGCTCCAATGGAAGACAATTGTGGAGGAGCTTTCGGCATTGGGAAAGCTCAAAAACTGCCTGGCCATATGCGATGTATCTGGGAGCATGGAAGGAGAGCCCTTGGACGTGAGCGTTGCTCTTGGATTGTTAATTTCTGAACTAAGTGAGGAGCCATGGAAGGGGAAATTAATCACATTCAGCATGTGGCCGCAGTTTCAAGTCATCCAGGGTGAAAGTCTTTCTTCTAAGATAAACTGTATCGAAAGGATGCATTGGAATATGAACACGAATTTCCAAAGGGTGTTTGATAGAATCCTTGAAGTTGCAATTGAAGGGAAACTCACAGAAGACGAGATGATTAAGCGGCTTTTCGTGTTCAGTGACATGGAGTTTGATCAGGCATCGGCTAATGATTGGGAGACTAATGATTGGGAGACTGACTACGAGGCAATTGTGAGGAAGTTCAATGAGAGAGGGTTTACGAGGGTCCCTGAGATCGTGTTCTGGAACCTGAGGAACTCAAGTGCAACCCCTGTTCTGAGCCATCAGCCAGGGGTGGCCATGGTCAGTGGGTTTTCCAAGAACTTAATAAAGGTGTTTATTCAAGAAGACGGGTGTCTAAGCCCCGTCAAGACCATGGAAGCTGCCATTTCCGGTAAGGAGTACCAGAAACTTGTTGTCGTGGATTAG